Proteins encoded together in one Maribacter dokdonensis DSW-8 window:
- a CDS encoding DUF2256 domain-containing protein produces MAHKKIQLPSKICITCKKPFSWRKKWKRDWDHVKYCSKKCKQLKQ; encoded by the coding sequence ATGGCGCATAAAAAAATACAGCTGCCTTCTAAAATATGTATTACCTGTAAGAAGCCATTTTCATGGCGTAAAAAATGGAAAAGAGATTGGGACCATGTAAAATACTGTAGTAAAAAGTGTAAACAACTTAAACAATAG
- a CDS encoding cryptochrome/photolyase family protein → MKTVRLILGDQLNQNHSWFNEVNDNVIYLMAEMRQETDYVKHHIQKVIAFFLAMRNFKDELSAKGHQFIYFSLTDANNPQQLEEIITKTIKESNAKKFEYQLPDEYRLDEQLNNICKSLPIATSYADTEHFYTTRFELRDFFKGKKQMIMESFYRMMRKKHDILINNDQPEGGKWNYDQSNRNKWKGQPSIPHEKDFKKNVEEIIEELSKAKVKTFGNVDPTAFSWPVTKVDALSTLTYFCDQLLPHFGDYQDAMHEDQKFLFHSRLSFAMNSKILSPKEVITRVTAHYHKNKDVIHISQVEGFTRQILGWREYMRGIYWKEMPLYKGLNVLENKNKLPHFFWTGKTNMNCLKHAIGQSLDHSYAHHIQRLMIIGNFALLTQMDPDEVDQWYLGVYIDAIEWVEITNTRGMSQFADGGIVATKPYVSSANYINKMSNYCSKCPYNHTKKLGDKACPFNSLYWNFLADKKAHFKNNQRMKMMLSLLDKMDGSVLADIQLKANDLMKNLDAL, encoded by the coding sequence ATGAAAACTGTACGGTTAATTCTTGGTGACCAGTTAAACCAAAATCACTCTTGGTTCAATGAAGTAAATGATAATGTCATATATCTTATGGCAGAAATGCGCCAAGAGACCGACTATGTTAAACATCACATACAAAAGGTAATAGCGTTCTTTTTAGCTATGCGAAATTTCAAAGATGAACTGAGCGCTAAAGGTCATCAATTTATATATTTCTCACTTACTGATGCAAATAATCCTCAACAACTAGAGGAAATTATCACTAAAACCATCAAAGAATCAAACGCCAAAAAATTTGAATATCAATTACCTGATGAGTACAGACTTGATGAACAATTAAATAATATATGTAAGTCATTACCAATAGCTACCTCTTACGCCGATACCGAACATTTTTATACAACACGATTTGAATTAAGGGATTTCTTCAAAGGAAAAAAACAAATGATCATGGAAAGCTTTTATCGTATGATGCGCAAAAAGCACGATATCCTAATAAATAACGATCAACCTGAAGGTGGAAAATGGAATTATGATCAAAGCAACAGAAATAAATGGAAAGGTCAACCAAGCATTCCCCATGAGAAAGATTTTAAAAAGAACGTTGAAGAAATTATTGAGGAGCTTTCCAAAGCTAAGGTTAAGACCTTTGGTAATGTTGACCCCACAGCATTTTCGTGGCCAGTAACCAAAGTAGATGCCCTAAGTACCTTGACTTATTTCTGTGACCAGCTCTTACCACATTTTGGTGATTACCAAGATGCCATGCATGAAGACCAAAAGTTTTTATTTCATTCTAGATTGTCATTTGCAATGAACAGCAAAATACTTTCGCCTAAAGAGGTAATTACCCGGGTCACAGCCCATTATCATAAAAATAAGGACGTAATTCATATATCTCAAGTTGAAGGCTTTACTCGTCAAATTTTAGGTTGGCGAGAATATATGAGAGGTATTTATTGGAAAGAAATGCCACTATATAAGGGCTTAAATGTGCTAGAAAATAAAAACAAACTACCCCATTTCTTTTGGACAGGTAAAACGAACATGAACTGTTTAAAACATGCCATTGGTCAAAGTTTAGACCACTCATATGCCCACCACATACAACGTTTAATGATTATTGGAAACTTTGCACTACTTACACAAATGGATCCAGACGAGGTAGACCAATGGTATTTAGGTGTTTATATAGATGCCATAGAATGGGTTGAAATTACCAATACCAGAGGAATGAGCCAATTTGCAGATGGTGGTATCGTAGCAACCAAACCTTACGTTAGCAGTGCCAATTATATTAATAAAATGAGTAATTATTGCTCAAAATGCCCTTATAACCACACAAAAAAATTAGGAGACAAAGCCTGCCCATTTAACTCGCTGTACTGGAATTTTTTAGCAGATAAGAAAGCGCATTTTAAAAACAACCAACGTATGAAAATGATGCTGTCACTTTTAGATAAAATGGACGGTAGTGTTTTAGCTGACATACAATTAAAAGCAAATGATTTAATGAAAAATTTAGACGCACTTTAA
- a CDS encoding flavin reductase family protein produces the protein MKHFTSNDIHEMPSRYRAHLINSCTGYKSANLLGTKSVSGISNLAIFNSVVHIGSSPPMLGFILRPLTVARDTYKNFKETGFFTVNQVNNEIIEGAHQTAASYKEHISEFSKTNLTETYLDQFHAPYVDESAIKLGCSYVNEYRIEENGCVMIIGAIEHIYLPDDILHEDGWLQLDKHNAVVTNGLDAYALPRLLNRFSYAEPDKPLQKLL, from the coding sequence TTGAAACATTTTACCTCAAACGATATTCATGAAATGCCCAGTAGATATAGGGCACATTTGATCAATAGTTGTACCGGTTATAAATCTGCCAATCTTTTAGGGACAAAATCAGTATCGGGTATTAGTAATTTAGCCATTTTCAACTCCGTGGTGCATATTGGCAGTTCTCCGCCAATGCTAGGTTTCATTTTACGTCCGTTAACAGTTGCAAGAGATACTTATAAAAACTTTAAAGAGACTGGCTTTTTTACTGTAAACCAAGTAAACAATGAAATAATTGAAGGCGCTCACCAAACCGCAGCAAGCTACAAGGAGCATATTTCAGAATTTTCAAAAACAAATTTAACCGAAACTTACCTAGACCAATTTCACGCTCCCTATGTAGATGAAAGTGCTATAAAACTGGGGTGTAGTTATGTTAATGAATATAGAATAGAAGAAAATGGATGTGTAATGATTATAGGTGCCATTGAACATATTTATTTGCCCGACGACATTTTACATGAAGATGGCTGGTTACAGTTAGATAAACATAACGCTGTTGTGACCAATGGTTTAGATGCGTATGCGCTACCTAGACTTTTAAATAGATTTTCTTATGCTGAACCGGACAAGCCTTTACAAAAATTACTGTAA
- a CDS encoding DASH family cryptochrome: MNNLIWFRNDLRIGDNSSLNAAVKGQKVIAFYCFETIFFDYDTYGFKRTGKYRAKFLLETVTQLKAALKKLNIALFIYVGRSEDFLPKLIEQHNIDTVFLQKEWTRDEQLVLENVKNKISPSIQFKEVYDQFLFHPDDIPYTSFKSIQEIFTNFRKDCEIHCKVRAPQMPIKAMSKNNLVRTKTELPTLNQLGFNNFTQHTHTAFPFQGGEHEAQKRIEQYFWDSQKLAVYKKTRNGLIGENYSSKLSAWLANGSISPRTIYWEVREFEKEIVKNQSTYWLIFELIWRDYFKYISLKHGDKIFGLTGILQKPYEWKRTSVALEKWINGTTKEPFINANMKELLATGWMSNRGRQNVASFWSKELEQDWRIGAAYFERMLIDYDVHSNYGNWMYNSGVGNDPRDRKFNIKSQAVRYDSAGSYQRLWLQETLF; the protein is encoded by the coding sequence ATGAATAATTTAATCTGGTTTAGAAATGACCTAAGAATAGGTGATAATTCTTCCTTGAACGCTGCCGTGAAGGGACAGAAAGTTATTGCCTTCTATTGTTTTGAAACTATTTTTTTTGATTATGATACCTACGGATTTAAACGAACGGGCAAGTACCGGGCCAAGTTCTTACTTGAAACCGTAACCCAATTAAAAGCAGCGCTTAAAAAACTTAACATTGCCCTTTTCATTTATGTGGGCCGATCTGAAGATTTCTTGCCTAAATTAATTGAACAACATAATATCGATACCGTATTTCTACAAAAAGAATGGACAAGAGATGAGCAGCTTGTACTTGAAAATGTAAAGAATAAAATATCGCCTTCTATTCAATTCAAAGAAGTGTACGACCAATTTTTATTTCATCCAGATGATATTCCCTATACAAGTTTCAAATCCATACAAGAAATATTCACCAACTTCAGAAAAGATTGCGAAATCCATTGCAAGGTAAGAGCTCCTCAAATGCCGATTAAGGCAATGTCTAAGAATAATTTGGTCCGCACTAAAACAGAATTACCCACTTTAAATCAATTGGGTTTTAATAACTTCACCCAACACACGCATACGGCCTTCCCTTTTCAAGGTGGTGAACATGAAGCACAAAAACGCATCGAACAATATTTTTGGGATTCTCAAAAGCTAGCTGTCTATAAAAAAACCAGAAACGGATTAATTGGTGAAAATTATAGTTCAAAACTCTCTGCTTGGTTAGCTAATGGTAGTATATCTCCCAGAACCATCTACTGGGAAGTTAGAGAATTTGAAAAAGAAATAGTAAAGAACCAAAGTACCTACTGGTTAATCTTTGAACTTATTTGGCGTGATTATTTTAAGTATATCTCCTTAAAACATGGTGATAAAATCTTTGGACTAACAGGTATACTTCAAAAGCCTTACGAATGGAAAAGAACATCAGTAGCACTAGAAAAATGGATAAATGGTACTACCAAAGAACCTTTTATCAATGCAAATATGAAAGAATTATTGGCAACCGGATGGATGAGCAATAGAGGTAGACAAAATGTAGCCAGTTTTTGGTCTAAGGAATTGGAGCAAGACTGGCGAATTGGCGCCGCATATTTTGAGCGTATGCTCATAGATTACGATGTGCATAGCAACTATGGAAATTGGATGTACAATAGCGGCGTTGGTAATGACCCCAGAGATAGAAAGTTTAATATTAAAAGTCAGGCTGTTCGCTATGATAGTGCCGGTAGTTACCAACGTTTGTGGCTGCAAGAAACATTGTTTTAA